The DNA sequence TCCGAAATTTTTTCCTGATTTACTAACCCGTTTAGTGTAAAACTCATAAAACCTTCCATCAAACGTTTCAACTCTCCCAGTTGTAATATTTTTCATCCTGGTAAATATTTTTACTTTCTTCATGAATGCATCAAAATTTTTAATCAACCTTTGTCCATATCCATGCAATTCCTTTGCACTGCTAACTTCCATGTCTATATTCAATAATTTCTTTAATATTGAATTAATGTTTAATATATTCTTCTGATTATCATAAACCAAAACTCCACCCTTAGTTGATTCAATTATCGTCCTTAGTATTTCTTCTTTCTTTTCATGTTCCCTCAGCAGTCTTTTCTTTTCTGTTATATCCCTTGTAAAGCTTATTATACCAATTTCATTCCCAGATTTATCATATATAACCCTTCCATTAGATTCTAACCAGACATATTTACCCTTCGAATGCCTGTATCTATATTCCACATTAGCGCTACCCTTTGTTGTTCTTATATAATCTATTATATTTTTAACTTTTTCAACATCGCTCTTACGTATTCCACCAAAAATATTAGCGTTTAAACTTTCCTCTACACTATAGCCTAAAATATCCTTTACAGAAGGAGAGATAAATGATATTTTACCATCACCATCAAAAACAGTTATTATTTCAGGAATATTATTAATAATTAAGCTCAAATCGATATTTTCCAACTTACCCACCCCAAAACAAATTTTTACACAATAGAATTAATTCTCCAAAAAACGATTTTTTCCTTTATATAATCGTAATACAAATTATTCCAATAATAGACATATTGCAACAAAAATAACCCCAAATCGGGGTTATGGCCTTATAAACATTTGAGTCCAATATATTCTACCGCTTGCACTTTTTGCAACTCCAACTCCTATCTGTGTGAATGTTGGGTTTAATATGTTTCTCCTGTGTCCTGCTGAAGCCATCCAGGCATTCATAACTTCTCTTGGGGTCCTTTGTCCCATCGCGATGTTTTCCCCTGCTGCAATATATTTAATCCCAAATTTCTTCATCATGTTAAATGGTGAACCATATGTTGGCGAATAATGCGAAAAGTAACCCTTATTTATCATATCCTGCGACTTAATTCGAGCAACTTTGCTAAGATAAGTATTTTCCTTTAACGGTTTTAATCCTGCCTTAGCCCTCTCAATATTTACAAGCCTTACAACCTCCTTTTCAAGGGTTCTTATATCAGCTACAACATTTGTCTCATCCTTTTGCACAAAATATATTGACGAAGTCGATTCAAGTCCTGAATTTGTTTTTAATATTTCCAGCACGTGCGTTCCGTTCTGAGCTGAAATCTTGTAAAGTATGCACCCCGCATTAACAGAATGCACCATTCCTCTGGCTAGTGTCTGCCCCAGCATTAGAAAAATTAAAATGCTTATTAAATAAACTTTAGTCCTTCTTATAAAAATCACCTCTTCAATATTTTTTGTAGAGGTGATTTTTTTATGCAGATTGCGCAAATCCTTTTCTTTTAATTTTTCCCCAGCTGTGTTTAAGTTTTCTAAACTTAAAAATACCCTCAAACCTGTAAAGACTGGTTAATTGCCTGTATCCAAAGTTCTCATATATCGCGTATAGAGTTAGTTTAATAACTTGCCCAATGGATGGATATTTATTAAAAGTGTATTCCTCTAATAAAATTGCCCCTACCGAAAGAATGACCCCGTAGAGTATTGATGCAACAAGGAACAGGATAAAATATCTAATATTCAAAATTCCTAATATATAAGAAACAGGAATAAATATATATCCGATTATCTCAACTATCGGACCAAGCATTTCAAAGAAGAAAAAGTAAGGATAAGCATATAGTCCGATAACACCGTATCTTGGATTTAAAAGCATTCTCTTATGCCTTAAAAGCGTGTCCATAAGACCAATTTGCCATCTTCGTCTCTGGCTTCTTAAATCTCTCAGCCTCTCCGGAGCCTGAGTCCAGCAAACAGGGTCAGGGACAAATTTGATTTTGTATCTTCTCTTCTTCTCCCTCATATATCTATGAAGTCTTACGATTATTTCCATATCCTCGCCTATAGTTCCAGTAGTATACCCTCCAACTTCAACTGCAAAATCTTTTTTAAAAGCTCCAAATGCTCCTGAAACTATAAGCAGCGAATTTAGAGCATCCCAGCCCATTCTTCCTGTTAAAAAAGCCCTCAAATATTCTATTATCTGAAAAAGTGCAACCCTATTCTTGGGAAGTTCAACCTTTTCAATAATACCTCTTCTTATTTTTGAACCATTTGCAATTCTAACAATTCCTCCAACTGCAATTGTTTCTTTATCTTCAATAAATGGCATTATAACTCTTACTAATGAGTCGCTCTCCAAAATTGAATCTGCATCTATGGAAGCGAATATAGGATATCTCGAAACATTTATACCTGCATTTAAAGCGTCAGCCTTGCCTCCATTTTCCTTATCTATAACGACAAGATTTGGGATATCGATGTTTCTATAAACTCCCAGCACTTTTTTCGTGTTAACAAGGTATCGAATTGGCTGGTCAATCTCCTTTAACTCAAAGGCGTCTATAAGCCTTTTCAATGTTTCGTCCTTTGAGCCATCGTTAATTACAACTATCTCAAACTCAGGATAATTCAAGGATAAAAGCGATTTTACATTATCAACTATAGTCTCCTCTTCATTATATGCAGGCACCAAAACCGATATTGGAAGCATGTTAAAAGATGTCGTGTAATTTTGATAATCGGAATATCTTATTTTTCTAATATACTTGTAAAGACTAAATGAAGATAAAATGAGCTGGATAAAATATATTAAATTAATAGCCATAACATAATAAATTATAAATATATTGAACTTGAGAATAATTTCTCTAATCATTTAATCACCCTTTTCTATACTCCTCAAATATTCCTGAAATCTTTTCCTGCACTTCCTTTGGAACATCCTTTGCAAAACCATTCAATATTCCAAGGTTTTCAACAGCATAAATAACTATATCTTTTGCAAATTTATCATCGCCCTGCATTACTATTTCGATTGCATCAATTCCTCCAGGAATCTTAATAAGAGATTTAGCTGCGTTATACCTAACAAACCACACCTTGTCCGAAAGTGCGCTTACAAGAGGTATTACTGCCTTTTCATCCTCAAATCTTTCAAGCACCTTTGCAGTTACAGCCCTGACCTCCCATTCAGCATCGTTTAGACACTCTAAAACTTCATCTATAAATCTTACATCAGCAGCGTTGCCTATTAGCTTAATGGCTGCTATTCTCTTTTCCTTGTTGTTATCCTTTAAGTATTTAACTGCCATCTCAGAGAAGCGAAAATCCATATAATTCGCTGCAGATTTCATGAAAATAGCAGATAAAAAGTCGTTATCCGAGTTTATCATCTTTTCATATACATACCCCTTGTCCCCCTCGAAATCGTCGATTAGTTCTATTAAGCTTCTCTCGGATAGAGGTATACCTGCTGTAATTCTGTTAAAACCTTCGATAAAGGCTTCCTCATCTCCTATTTTTGATAATGCTAAAAGTGAATTATATTTTATATCTGGAACTTCAATCTTTAAAACATCAAGAAGGTAGGGAATGGCTTTTTTACATCTAAACTCCCCAAGCTTTCTTAAAGTCATAGACACATGATATAGATTCTTAGACTCAAGATTTTTAATCTCAATGTCAACAAGTCCTATTTCCTCAACAAATTCTATCAATTTTTTTACTATTTGTCCTTTGTATAAAGTGAAATAGTAAAGAAGCCTATCTTCAAAAATCTCTCTCTTGATTTTGTTTTTAACTATTTCTTTTGATTTGTTTAAGTGTTTTTGACCCAGGTTTCCCTCTTCAATCCTTTGAATTATATAATCAGTCAACTTGATTATATTAGCTTCATATTTCCTTCTTATTCTATTTCTATAAATATCTAATGATTTTTCAATTATAAGATAAAGATATAAAAAGAATATAACAATAGTAAAAAATATAATCGAAATATAAACAAATCTTTCCACAATATCACCACTAACTTAATAATTTTTTAATTCTAATGTCAAGTTCAATTGGTGAGAATGGTTTTGTAATGTATTCATCTGCGCCTGCCGATAGAGCCTTTTGGACATGGCTCTCGGACTTGTGGGCCGAAAGAACTATTATCTTAACGTTCTTATTAGTCTCTCTAATCTTTTTTACAAATTCATCTCCCGTCATACCCGGCATATAAAAATCACTAACGATTAAATTAACATCTTTATTGTCAGCAAAAACATTTAGCCCCTCTTCACCGCTCGATGCTGTAAGGACTGTATAGCCCTTGCTTGAATAT is a window from the Caloramator mitchellensis genome containing:
- a CDS encoding glycosyltransferase family 2 protein; the protein is MIREIILKFNIFIIYYVMAINLIYFIQLILSSFSLYKYIRKIRYSDYQNYTTSFNMLPISVLVPAYNEEETIVDNVKSLLSLNYPEFEIVVINDGSKDETLKRLIDAFELKEIDQPIRYLVNTKKVLGVYRNIDIPNLVVIDKENGGKADALNAGINVSRYPIFASIDADSILESDSLVRVIMPFIEDKETIAVGGIVRIANGSKIRRGIIEKVELPKNRVALFQIIEYLRAFLTGRMGWDALNSLLIVSGAFGAFKKDFAVEVGGYTTGTIGEDMEIIVRLHRYMREKKRRYKIKFVPDPVCWTQAPERLRDLRSQRRRWQIGLMDTLLRHKRMLLNPRYGVIGLYAYPYFFFFEMLGPIVEIIGYIFIPVSYILGILNIRYFILFLVASILYGVILSVGAILLEEYTFNKYPSIGQVIKLTLYAIYENFGYRQLTSLYRFEGIFKFRKLKHSWGKIKRKGFAQSA
- a CDS encoding HEAT repeat domain-containing protein, with protein sequence MERFVYISIIFFTIVIFFLYLYLIIEKSLDIYRNRIRRKYEANIIKLTDYIIQRIEEGNLGQKHLNKSKEIVKNKIKREIFEDRLLYYFTLYKGQIVKKLIEFVEEIGLVDIEIKNLESKNLYHVSMTLRKLGEFRCKKAIPYLLDVLKIEVPDIKYNSLLALSKIGDEEAFIEGFNRITAGIPLSERSLIELIDDFEGDKGYVYEKMINSDNDFLSAIFMKSAANYMDFRFSEMAVKYLKDNNKEKRIAAIKLIGNAADVRFIDEVLECLNDAEWEVRAVTAKVLERFEDEKAVIPLVSALSDKVWFVRYNAAKSLIKIPGGIDAIEIVMQGDDKFAKDIVIYAVENLGILNGFAKDVPKEVQEKISGIFEEYRKG
- a CDS encoding CAP domain-containing protein — translated: MIFIRRTKVYLISILIFLMLGQTLARGMVHSVNAGCILYKISAQNGTHVLEILKTNSGLESTSSIYFVQKDETNVVADIRTLEKEVVRLVNIERAKAGLKPLKENTYLSKVARIKSQDMINKGYFSHYSPTYGSPFNMMKKFGIKYIAAGENIAMGQRTPREVMNAWMASAGHRRNILNPTFTQIGVGVAKSASGRIYWTQMFIRP